The stretch of DNA CCTGCGCGCGGAGCCAGTAGCCGTCCGAGAGACCGAAGAACTTGCAGAGGCGCAGGTCCGTGTCCGCAGTGATGGAACGCTTGCCCGCTACGATCGCGCCGATGCGCTGCGCCGGCACACCGATCTCTTTCGCGAGGCGGTACTGCGAGATGCCCATGGGCTTCAAGAACTCCTCCGAAAGGAGCTCGCCTGGGCTGACTGGCTTGAGTTTGGTCATCGTCATCACGTCCTAGTGGTAGTCCACGACCCGCGATCTCGAGTTGCCGGAGCTTGCACCTTGCGACCGACTCGATGTTGACAAACCGACGCACGCGGATGCCCCGAGTCAGCTTCTCAGTATCAGCATCTTTGAACGAAACGATCATGGCCTTATAGTAACGTGCGCGTTACTAACGTCAAGCGTTACCAGTGAGCGCCGCGAGCGCGCGCTCCACAACTACTTGACGAACGAGACCATTAGATTCCAAGCCATATGCAACACAATGCCAGGCACGATACTACCGAGACGCTGATACATGAAGCACAGGTACAGTCCCAGCGGGAACGTTGTCAAAAATACCACGGGCGACAGGTGTAACAGCGCGAAGATGACCGAGGAGATCAACGCGGCGGTGACAAATCGATGACGATGACGGAGGAAACCAAATATTATCCCGCGGTGGATAAACTCCTCACCAATAGGCCCCACGACGACACCTCCCACGAGCAGCCAGATCCACGTGGCAGGGCTCCGAGCGGAACGCACCACCGCCTCCGGCTCGGGCACCTGCAATGCGAGCAGGGCCTCGCCGAGCCCCACCACCAGAAGCGCGGCCAGCATGAAGAAGCCGAATATGTACTTGAG from Actinomycetota bacterium encodes:
- a CDS encoding HigA family addiction module antidote protein; this translates as MTKLKPVSPGELLSEEFLKPMGISQYRLAKEIGVPAQRIGAIVAGKRSITADTDLRLCKFFGLSDGYWLRAQAAYDTEVAQDELRDTLKHIKPWSGLGRQLNHTVKKLISS
- a CDS encoding CPBP family intramembrane metalloprotease, whose translation is MGLGNEAVPAEDIENARDGQSGIARAYAWPEVVKILALYYAPLVLLLAIGAVWFLLDEVGLRQVVLGTADEATAGLVIASAITLPATLLALAYVVSRNRFHGLTWEDLGVRKAPLGRSLKYIFGFFMLAALLVVGLGEALLALQVPEPEAVVRSARSPATWIWLLVGGVVVGPIGEEFIHRGIIFGFLRHRHRFVTAALISSVIFALLHLSPVVFLTTFPLGLYLCFMYQRLGSIVPGIVLHMAWNLMVSFVK